From Argopecten irradians isolate NY chromosome 2, Ai_NY, whole genome shotgun sequence, the proteins below share one genomic window:
- the LOC138316070 gene encoding uncharacterized protein — MTWPGKIVYVQLVVLFVLSTTIYVYLYSSITMQTFAIGEVMKGTINDIIKWRNEMGDWAQKSTKFVINTSFPDNMQNVDKPILERSISELYNNNESGKKLQINILPQRTLQKIGERSKCIECTPKVLLTLFTSWPTKAEKYTCHNNTLRNWAQLKPHIQPVLFTQETLLAEEATEKGWAVLPVRKAGRGVPILKYMYKDAMERYNSTFYAFSNGDILYSQSLIETLQTVLKSSQIPKGKPMMIIGRRTNVPDVTSAEAVSGDKVQKTAKVRGKIFTVWAEDYFITSANYPWKDIPEVVIGRRAYDNWLVSNARKQKHVTIDATDTLVALHQTTKAGNQEGFKADNPEYNHNLLRRMYRHLHYAAGLTSCADYYTRYRDNKRIQILKRTAPKVCSPF, encoded by the coding sequence ATGACTTGGCCCGGTAAGATTGTGTACGTTCAGTTAGTCGTCCTGTTTGTACTCAGTACCACTATATACGTGTACCTGTACTCTAGCATCACCATGCAGACGTTCGCTATCGGCGAGGTGATGAAAGGCACCATCAATGACATCATAAAATGGCGGAATGAGATGGGGGACTGGGCTCAGAAAAGTACTAAATTCGTAATAAATACGTCATTTCCGGACAATATGCAAAACGTCGACAAACCTATATTGGAACGTTCGATATCagaattgtataataataatgagTCAGGAAAAAAGttgcaaattaatattttgccGCAAAGGACTTTACAGAAAATTGGTGAACGTTCTAAATGTATCGAATGCACACCAAAAGTGCTTCTAACACTATTTACCTCATGGCCGACAAAAGCAGAAAAGTATACTTGCCACAACAACACATTAAGGAACTGGGCACAATTAAAACCTCATATCCAGCCGGTTTTGTTTACCCAAGAAACATTACTAGCAGAGGAAGCAACAGAGAAAGGCTGGGCTGTACTTCCGGTTCGAAAAGCCGGAAGAGGAGTACCAATtctgaaatatatgtacaagGATGCCATGGAACGATATAATTCAACGTTCTACGCTTTTTCTAACGGTGATATACTGTACAGTCAATCACTTATAGAAACATTACAAACCGTGCTTAAATCTTCTCAGATACCTAAAGGCAAACCAATGATGATAATCGGCAGAAGAACCAACGTACCAGATGTGACGTCAGCAGAAGCAGTTTCTGGCGACAAAGTTCAAAAGACGGCGAAAGTGCGAGGAAAAATATTCACCGTTTGGGCTGAGGATTATTTCATAACGTCAGCGAATTACCCGTGGAAGGATATACCGGAAGTTGTAATTGGTCGAAGGGCGTATGATAACTGGTTAGTATCGAACGCACGTAAACAGAAACATGTTACTATAGACGCTACTGACACACTTGTGGCCCTCCACCAAACGACAAAGGCGGGGAATCAAGAGGGATTCAAGGCCGACAACCCTGAGTACAATCACAATCTACTTCGGCGAATGTATCGTCATCTTCACTACGCCGCCGGTCTGACGTCATGCGCTGACTATTACACGCGTTACCGTGACAACAAAAGAATACAGATTTTAAAGAGAACGGCCCCAAAAGTATGCTCACCATTTTAA